Proteins from one Malania oleifera isolate guangnan ecotype guangnan chromosome 4, ASM2987363v1, whole genome shotgun sequence genomic window:
- the LOC131153401 gene encoding uncharacterized protein LOC131153401 isoform X1, producing the protein MPEIEQPRRSTASEKKKKNGSGSAEEHPLRGLAEEVNEAILHATFIPFGDIKDVKTPLDQATQKHRSFGFVTFLEKEDAIAAMDNMDGAELYGRVLTVNYALPERIKGGEQGWAAQPIWADADTWFERQQQEEEMQRIQAENRAAMQAAEELHRKKMAEEKEGEREETDATDDPMARAEAEALQENH; encoded by the exons ATGCCCGAAATAGAGCAACCAAGGCGGAGTACAGCttcagagaagaagaagaagaatggctCAGGCAGTGCAGAAGAACACCCTCTAC GGGGTTTAGCAGAGGAGGTGAACGAGGCAATACTCCACGCCACCTTCATTCCCTTTGGGGACATAAAGGACGTGAAGACACCCTTGGACCAGGCGACGCAGAAGCACAGGTCCTTCGGATTTGTCACGTTCCTCGAGAAGGAGGACGCCATCGCCGCCATGGACAACATGGATGGCGCCGAGCTCTACGGCCGCGTCCTCACCGTCAATTACGCCCTCCCCGAGCGCATCAAGGGTGGCGAACAGGGTTGGGCCGCTCAGCCCA TTTGGGCCGATGCGGACACATGGTTTGAAAGACAGCAACAAGAAGAGGAAATGCAGCGTATTCAGGCAGAGAACCGAGCTGCAATGCAAGCAGCAGAGGAGTTGCATAGGAAGAAAATGGCCGAGGAGAAAGAGGGGGAAAGGGAAGAAACAGATGCTACAGATGACCCCATGGCAAGGGCTGAGGCAGAGGCCCTGCAAGAAAACCACTAG
- the LOC131153401 gene encoding uncharacterized protein LOC131153401 isoform X2 gives MAQAVQKNTLYVGGLAEEVNEAILHATFIPFGDIKDVKTPLDQATQKHRSFGFVTFLEKEDAIAAMDNMDGAELYGRVLTVNYALPERIKGGEQGWAAQPIWADADTWFERQQQEEEMQRIQAENRAAMQAAEELHRKKMAEEKEGEREETDATDDPMARAEAEALQENH, from the exons atggctCAGGCAGTGCAGAAGAACACCCTCTACGTTG GGGGTTTAGCAGAGGAGGTGAACGAGGCAATACTCCACGCCACCTTCATTCCCTTTGGGGACATAAAGGACGTGAAGACACCCTTGGACCAGGCGACGCAGAAGCACAGGTCCTTCGGATTTGTCACGTTCCTCGAGAAGGAGGACGCCATCGCCGCCATGGACAACATGGATGGCGCCGAGCTCTACGGCCGCGTCCTCACCGTCAATTACGCCCTCCCCGAGCGCATCAAGGGTGGCGAACAGGGTTGGGCCGCTCAGCCCA TTTGGGCCGATGCGGACACATGGTTTGAAAGACAGCAACAAGAAGAGGAAATGCAGCGTATTCAGGCAGAGAACCGAGCTGCAATGCAAGCAGCAGAGGAGTTGCATAGGAAGAAAATGGCCGAGGAGAAAGAGGGGGAAAGGGAAGAAACAGATGCTACAGATGACCCCATGGCAAGGGCTGAGGCAGAGGCCCTGCAAGAAAACCACTAG